One genomic window of Gemmatimonadota bacterium includes the following:
- a CDS encoding chemotaxis protein, with amino-acid sequence RFRWIVALGRPVGLVPWVALGANGVGLGLKLQLALAGVPGLLWLAHTLWKRGRRALRAASAGKLAGESQA; translated from the coding sequence GGCGCTTCCGATGGATCGTTGCCCTGGGCCGCCCCGTGGGGCTCGTGCCCTGGGTGGCGCTGGGCGCCAATGGCGTGGGCCTGGGGCTCAAACTGCAGCTTGCGCTGGCGGGCGTGCCCGGGCTGCTGTGGCTGGCGCACACCCTATGGAAGCGGGGGCGGCGCGCGTTGCGCGCTGCGAGCGCTGGGAAGCTGGCCGGTGAGAGC